One part of the Lycium ferocissimum isolate CSIRO_LF1 chromosome 8, AGI_CSIRO_Lferr_CH_V1, whole genome shotgun sequence genome encodes these proteins:
- the LOC132066759 gene encoding uncharacterized protein LOC132066759, with amino-acid sequence MVRLTLSRINGENLCTSMPLAIGLFLSILALVALCAKHAKKPSRKSMSTHEKIKTNACKIVPRLSPLGLPNKNKNKRVDEESGNPTGDVTGEVAGEEGLWQKAIIMGEKCQPPQFSVSNM; translated from the exons ATGGTTCGTCTAACATTGTCAAGAATTAATGGTGAAAATTTATGTACTTCAATGCCATTAGCAATTGGTTTATTTCTTTCAATACTAGCCCTTGTAGCGCTATGTGCTAAACATGCAAAAAAACCTTCAAGAAAATCCATGTCTACACatgaaaaaatcaaaactaatGCATGCAAAATTGTTCCAAGGTTGTCACCACTAGGACTCcctaacaaaaataaaaataaaagagtcgATGAAGAATCTGGCAACCCGACCGGAGATGTGACCGGAGAAGTAGCCGGAGAAGAGGGATTGTGGCAAAAAGCAATTATAATGGGTGAAAAATGCCAGCCACCACAATTTTCAg TCAGCAATATGTAA